One genomic window of Branchiostoma floridae strain S238N-H82 chromosome 4, Bfl_VNyyK, whole genome shotgun sequence includes the following:
- the LOC118414273 gene encoding protein PRY2-like has product MELMADAMKAKNDISKRSVLQDCNGMDSCNCYFNKHRVGCASDEMKTQCPAACEQCIPAPGSCTNMLPDSTCNYFMTKGYLDISHYQYFMSCRCTKASGLCTDTQDQETTDVTDTDIQGQETTDEVQFRENCLKYHNLKRPNHNAGNLTWDEKCAEEATKAAKRQKGGRLVHTRRRYRTWGNVVHGENLAYMTRATPKAVIEYWYKEKVNYNQGCQTNPVECFRRGKRNRKFDISHFAQLVWKKTEKVGCGKEGNVIACMYGPTGNVLKTQEFRDNVDP; this is encoded by the exons ATGGAGCTGATGGCCGACGCAATGAAAGCAAAGAATGACATTTCCAAGAGATCCGTATTACAA GACTGCAATGGCATGGACTCCTGCAACTGTTATTTCAATAAgcatcgagtcggctgtgcaagTGACGAGATGAAAACTCAGTGCCCAGCTGCATGCGAACAGTGTATTCCAG CTCCAGGTTCGTGTACAAACATGCTCCCAGACAGTACCTGCAACTACTTCATGACGAAGGGCTACCTGGACATCAGTCATTATCAGTATTTTATGTCCTGTCGTTGCACCAAGGCCTCTGGACTCTGTACAG acacacaagaTCAAGAAACGACTGACgtcacagacacagacatacaagGTCAAGAAACGACTGACGAAGTCCAATTTCGTGAAAATTGTCTGAAGTACCACAACCTGAAACGCCCCAATCACAACGCTGGTAATCTGACCTGGGATGAG AAATGTGCTGAGGAGGCCACGAAAGCTGCTAAACGGCAGAAAGGGGGACGCCTGGTGCACACCAGGCGTCGTTACCGCACCTGGGGCAACGTGGT CCATGGTGAGAATCTGGCGTACATGACTCGTGCCACTCCCAAGGCAGTCATCGAGTACTGGTATAAGGAGAAGGTTAACTATAACCAAGGTTGCCAAACCAACCCCGTCGAGTGCTTTCGTCGGGGCAAGCGCAATCGAAAGTTTGACATCAGTCATTTTGCTCAG TTGGTGTGGAAGAAGACCGAAAAGGTTGGCTGTGGTAAGGAAGGTAACGTTATTGCCTGCATGTATGGGCCAACTGGAAACGTTCTCAAGACACAAGAATTCAGGGACAACGTCGACCCTTAA
- the LOC118413618 gene encoding Golgi-associated plant pathogenesis-related protein 1-like yields the protein MEYGKTQDQETIGGRVANTDQDFREDCLKYHNLYRADHNADDLTWDERCAEEAQKAAERLRDRGDGQMEHTSRAGRTWNGKAHGENLAYITDATPETVIEYWYEERNDYNPANPVRSFRNDKVGHFTQMVWKATKKVGCGQAGDFFACMYEPTGNHLSTAAFRRNVDP from the exons ATGGAGTATGGA AAAACACAAGATCAAGAAACGATTGGGGGGCGGGTGGCCAACACAGATCAAGACTTTCGTGAAGATTGCCTGAAGTACCACAACCTGTACCGCGCCGATCACAACGCTGATGATCTGACCTGGGATGAG AGATGTGCCGAGGAGGCCCAGAAAGCTGCTGAACGACTGAGAGACCGAGGAGATGGACAAATGGAGCACACCAGCCGTGCTGGCCGCACCTGGAACGGCAAGGC CCATGGTGAGAATCTGGCGTACATAACTGATGCCACTCCAGAGACAGTCATCGAGTACTGGTATGAGGAGAGGAATGACTATAATCCAGCCAACCCCGTCAGAAGCTTTCGTAATGATAAAGTCGGTCATTTTACTCAG ATGGTGTGGAAGGCGACCAAGAAGGTTGGCTGTGGTCAGGCCGGTGACTTTTTCGCCTGCATGTATGAGCCAACTGGAAACCATCTCTCGACTGCGGCCTTCCGCAGAAACGTTGACCCttaa
- the LOC118412788 gene encoding uncharacterized protein LOC118412788, producing the protein MNKFVVAVVLLVGIVVTGADDPPPEITVEEMPPLPSGEDVPPMTAEQWLGLLGNTQSGRVKRQAGHCRNLYGDCGCFYFKYQGHCESDTAAWRNWMNHYCKAACAICEPGRWGLYKLLMGSGPDMHV; encoded by the exons ATGAACAAGTTTGTCGTAGCTGTCGTTTTGTTGGTCGGCATCGTTGTGACAG GTGCTGACGACCCTCCACCCGAGATCACGGTAGAGGAGATGCCACCTCTACCGTCCGGGGAAGACGTCCCACCCATGACCGCCGAACAGTGGTTGGGCTTGCTGGGGAATACGCAGAGCGGTAGGGTAAAACGGCAG GCTGGACACTGCAGAAACCTGTACGGTGATTGCGGCTGTTTCTACTTCAAGTATCAAGGCCACTGTGAGTCCGACACCGCTGCGTGGCGGAACTGGATGAACCATTATTGCAAAGCTGCATGTGCAATCTGTGAACCAGGTAGGTGGGGGCTGTACAAATTGTTGATGGGGTCCGGTCCAGACATGCATGTGTGA